The Candidatus Manganitrophus noduliformans genome includes a window with the following:
- a CDS encoding DUF7681 family protein, which produces MEHQITEPKHPIEISDDLTNIRVIIKEMVSALSKSQKKSRERSLVITKLEEAEMWAVNAQSKE; this is translated from the coding sequence ATGGAACATCAGATAACCGAACCAAAGCACCCGATCGAGATTAGCGACGATCTGACCAACATCAGAGTCATCATCAAGGAAATGGTCTCTGCCCTTTCTAAGAGCCAGAAGAAGTCGCGCGAACGGTCTCTTGTCATCACGAAGCTCGAAGAGGCAGAAATGTGGGCCGTGAATGCTCAGAGCAAGGAGTAA